A stretch of Coccidioides posadasii str. Silveira chromosome 2, complete sequence DNA encodes these proteins:
- a CDS encoding uncharacterized protein (antiSMASH:Cluster_2.8~EggNog:ENOG410PYND~COG:K) — protein MRRVDKISPRTELIMNRPPRSKQKLKDSCNNCAFAKVKCNRAKPVCSRCEDRDLVCFYGPSHRFGRRPAASRIAEKRESNKNALEKVVPLAPAPSLPPPPPYSLEIPPPLTAPAGTPSIYESTLITDLSMVESSLPFGSHNETFPLAWDEPLLTAATCQFSGINEFNDPNGFWNAMDSSYYSLMDTSLNALQTPPEDEPAKSLFPSEPAISMPPVLNRAATGDIQHPWMGIRTAPDSPSVLQSTTNPGHDPHKCPGAGSHSSQCMPAIQSCLANLDKAASDLDIETIIRTNREVLEQIMEVLDCSCFASNEQLQLLAVVLAFKVMSRYAVAALDGQPSASASTGTGLSSPVNRGIHERARLVLGELHRVVRLVNRLSGCFKKEKIAETSPSPKLAGSEASSTEFSGMGGHHVSASVFVQLEEDLHRRFRVLRDDIIAVLRSL, from the coding sequence ATGAGACGAGTCGACAAGATATCACCCCGCACCGAGTTGATAATGAACCGTCCACCAAGGTCCAAACAGAAACTAAAGGATAGCTGCAACAACTGCGcttttgcaaaagtgaagtgCAACAGAGCCAAACCAGTCTGCTCCCGCTGCGAGGACCGAGATCTGGTTTGCTTCTATGGGCCATCCCATCGATTTGGGAGACGGCCTGCAGCCAGCAGGATCGCTGAGAAGCGTGAATCCAATAAGAATGCGCTGGAAAAAGTCGTCCCATTGGCTCCCGCGCCGTCGCTgccaccgccgccgccgtACAGTCTCGAAATCCCACCTCCACTCACAGCGCCCGCTGGAACTCCGTCGATATATGAATCCACCCTCATCACAGATCTCTCCATGGTAGAATCCTCTCTACCGTTTGGATCGCACAACGAGACCTTTCCCTTGGCCTGGGATGAGCCGCTTTTGACGGCAGCGACGTGTCAATTCTCTGGCATAAATGAGTTTAACGATCCCAATGGATTCTGGAACGCGATGGATTCTTCGTACTATTCTCTCATGGACACTTCTTTGAACGCCCTGCAGACTCCGCCAGAGGATGAACCGGCAAAATCGCTTTTTCCCAGTGAGCCAGCAATTTCAATGCCCCCAGTGTTGAATCGCGCAGCGACAGGAGACATCCAGCATCCGTGGATGGGGATCAGAACCGCTCCAGACTCGCCCTCAGTGTTGCAATCGACCACAAATCCGGGACACGATCCTCATAAGTGTCCTGGAGCGGGAAGCCATAGCTCTCAATGCATGCCCGCTATCCAGTCCTGTCTTGCCAATCTTGACAAAGCCGCCTCCGATCTCGACATAGAAACAATTATCCGCACCAACAGAGAGGTCTTAGAGCAAATCATGGAAGTTCTGGACTGCTCGTGTTTCGCCAGCAATGAACAGCTCCAACTATTAGCTGTTGTCCTGGCGTTTAAAGTCATGTCTCGATACGCGGTGGCTGCGCTGGACGGACAGCCTTCTGCGTCAGCGTCTACGGGCACTGGGCTCTCTTCGCCAGTGAATCGTGGAATACATGAGCGTGCCCGCCTGGTGCTGGGTGAGCTGCACCGGGTTGTGCGGCTGGTTAACCGCCTGTCCGGATGCttcaaaaaggaaaaaattgCCGAAACAAGTCCTTCACCCAAGCTAGCTGGGTCTGAGGCGTCGTCTACCGAATTCTCAGGGATGGGTGGGCATCATGTCTCCGCATCCGTTTTTGTCCAGCTGGAGGAAGACCTCCACCGTCGCTTCCGAGTTCTAAGGGATGATATCATTGCTGTGTTACGATCTCTATGA
- a CDS encoding uncharacterized protein (EggNog:ENOG410PIDC~COG:S) gives MIPAVLQPALADIPAAINADLEFQTSANGVTAKFAIQDAGSETALQISIHDGLVTEAQIAQPAGDAEFTLSARQDDWKEFFAAVPRAPWQSYWGMLRVLGHNPGMQVLGDMASFIRHARLWRISLDRIRDAIHSRPLSADHVEYEEITEEDSIIGRYVWLDSVGWGKSKVFCESAGTGPQHVLFLHTAGADSRQFHALMNNCELQQRCTMFAFDLPGHGRSYPGSKTQPEGSVNDEEQYVSAIKQVIEKLKLHRPIVSGASMGGQVCLAVALRAEELGVSGVIPCEACDHLPLTQPIYHLPGDQNQAILNAERVCGMISPTAPMSNRKLIWWIYSSQAVQMFHGDLKFYFQGWDGRDRMHLINTKICPVYMLTGVYDYSCTPELSRETACKIPGAKFEVMRDLGNFPMTENPTVFLEYFIKGLEHIKSAQ, from the coding sequence ATGATCCCAGCAGTCCTACAGCCCGCCCTTGCGGATATTCCAGCCGCCATCAACGCCGACTTGGAATTTCAAACATCGGCCAATGGAGTAACCGCGAAGTTCGCCATCCAAGATGCCGGTTCAGAGACTGCGCTACAAATCTCAATCCATGATGGCCTAGTTACCGAGGCGCAGATAGCTCAGCCTGCAGGGGATGCCGAATTTACACTCTCAGCACGCCAAGATGACTGGAAGGAATTTTTCGCGGCTGTTCCCCGCGCGCCATGGCAGTCGTATTGGGGCATGTTGCGGGTCTTGGGGCATAATCCCGGTATGCAGGTACTAGGAGATATGGCATCGTTCATTCGACACGCTCGTTTATGGAGGATATCCCTTGATCGAATTCGAGACGCCATTCATTCAAGGCCACTTTCCGCAGATCACGTCGAATATGAGGAAATAACAGAAGAAGATAGCATAATCGGTCGGTACGTCTGGTTAGACTCTGTTGGCTGGGGAAAGAGTAAAGTCTTCTGCGAATCTGCCGGCACAGGCCCGCAACATGTTTTATTTCTCCACACAGCAGGCGCAGATTCCCGCCAGTTCCACGCTTTGATGAATAATTGTGAGTTGCAGCAACGCTGTACGATGTTCGCCTTCGATCTTCCGGGCCACGGACGCTCATACCCAGGTTCAAAAACGCAACCCGAGGGCTCCGTAAACGATGAGGAGCAATACGTTAGTGCGATCAAGCAAGTCATCGAGAAACTAAAACTTCACCGCCCTATAGTGTCAGGTGCCAGTATGGGGGGGCAGGTGTGTCTTGCAGTGGCGCTGCGTGCGGAAGAACTAGGCGTCAGCGGCGTTATTCCATGTGAGGCTTGCGATCACCTGCCACTCACTCAGCCGATATATCACTTACCGGGGGATCAAAATCAGGCCATTCTTAACGCTGAAAGAGTCTGTGGAATGATCTCTCCGACAGCTCCCATGTCGAACAGGAAACTAATCTGGTGGATATATTCATCCCAAGCTGTACAAATGTTCCATGGAGACCTGAAATTTTACTTTCAGGGCTGGGATGGACGGGATCGAATGCATCTCATCAACACGAAAATTTGTCCTGTCTATATGCTCACCGGCGTGTATGATTATTCGTGTACACCAGAGCTAAGCCGGGAAACGGCATGCAAGATTCCAGGAGCGAAGTTCGAAGTGATGAGGGATCTTGGGAATTTCCCAATGACTGAGAATCCAACAGTCTTCCTAGAATACTTTATTAAAGGGCTCGAGCACATAAAGAGTGCCCAGTAA
- a CDS encoding uncharacterized protein (EggNog:ENOG410PHAX~COG:S): protein MCEISELQALAREICAATNLITGHDALAGDSHSSSSDDAPLNVRDARQRVLNSAAKIQQLISEPTEFLVNLSVEYQLIASIQWLCHFQVLAAIPLQGSVPFSDLASVCTLPERRLRSVARMAMTRNFLCEPVPGHVAHNAVSRLFVTNPAYLGWTRFMTEFYMPVASKFSEATEKWGDTVAGNQTAVNLAMNTQLTAFDFITQSREWGRLFSAYMKGVQASRATNVKHVVADYDWEAMGKALVVHIDGAPGNVCIALAESYPALSFIIQDTPETVGNCRGLLRSQPENVRKRITTAAHRALEPQTVTNADVYLLRMVLHNHTDDEASRILANLVPALKQNPSARILIVDTLLPEPGSIGIVDEGLARYRDMTMMEVFNTKERDRQEFEDILNKASDGEGKLGIVGVRRSPGSTLSAIEVSYHAYNAGNAL from the exons ATGTGTGAAATTTCTGAACTTCAGGCGCTGGCTAGGGAGATATGCGCGGCGACAAACCTCATCACAGGGCATGATGCCCTCGCCGGAGACTCTcattcatcatcatctgaTGATGCTCCCCTTAATGTACGAGATGCCAGACAAAGAGTCCTCAACTCCGCCGCAAAAATCCAGCAGTTGATCAGCGAACCTACAGAATTCCTTGTCAACCTATCGGTTGAG TACCAATTAATTGCAAGTATTCAATGGCTCTGTCACTTCCAGGTGCTCGCGGCGATTCCTCTGCAAGGTTCAGTCCCATTCTCCGACTTGGCCAGTGTCTGTACACTGCCTGAACGCCGCCTTCGTAGTGTGGCACGCATGGCAATGACAAGAAACTTCTTGTGTGAGCCAGTTCCGGGCCATGTCGCCCACAACGCCGTTTCCCGCCTGTTTGTCACCAATCCTGCCTATCTGGGATGGACAAGGTTTATGACCGAATTCTACATGCCGGTCGCGTCTAAGTTCTCCGAAGCCACTGAGAAATGGGGAGACACAGTTGCCGGGAACCAAACCGCAGTCAACTTGGCCATGAACACCCAATTGACAGCGTTCGACTTTATCACCCAATCTCGCGAATGGGGCAGGTTATTCTCCGCGTATATGAAGGGTGTTCAAGCAAGCAGGGCGACAAATGTGAAGCATGTGGTCGCGGACTATGACTGGGAAGCCATGGGGAAGGCACTAGTGGTACAT ATAGATGGTGCTCCGGGGAATGTCTGCATCGCTTTGGCAGAAAGTTATCCTGCACTTAGCTTCATAATTCAAGACACACCAGAGACTGTGGGAAACTGTCGAGGCCTTCTCCGTTCTCAGCCAGAGAACGTTCGCAAGCGCATCACGACCGCTGCACACCGTGCTCTGGAGCCACAGACCGTGACAAACGCCGACGTATATCTCCTTCGTATGGTGCTTCACAATCACACTGACGACGAAGCGTCTCGTATTCTCGCCAATTTGGTCCCGGCATTGAAGCAGAACCCCTCTGCGCGAATTTTGATTGTCGACACTCTACTCCCCGAGCCCGGGAGCATTGGAATCGTGGATGAAGGTCTTGCACGCTACCGGGACATGACGATGATGGAAGTTTTCAATACAAAGGAGCGTGACAGGCAGGAGTTTGAGGATATTCTAAACAAGGCCTCTGACGGGGAGGGAAAACTGGGTATTGTGGGTGTGCGAAGGTCACCCGGGAGTACATTGTCCGCCATTGAGGTCTCATACCATGCCTACAATGCAGGCAATGCTTTGTGA
- a CDS encoding uncharacterized protein (EggNog:ENOG410Q570~COG:S), translating to MDETMGYKHSSPEPESSQHDSPQKRTASEAALDNNDGRATRKRAAKACQSCRSRKVRCSVSDHGVPCYNCKLDELECIIPERKRPTRTAKRDKSLGAVISEAVLRMDSSTPDAGSVPSDIVRRPSSATIPDDWEGNFGYSIGTPPNSTGSPAHFASEHTELEKAEFVELPPCDEELARWFSVMPARVVDKMFEYLTLLSQYGQGDSLSPRPQHPKFKPNEKVRLIPPGNSTKRKTLSPEVQDHLRYHIASQQNLYPSSRPLEPPSPQSPTEDACQLALHDPQRNISLLKQLRDSHAAASRTMSTLESTIRKVDAQLTNRREPRFGSSPPNCRVAPPTCAFPHSLASTKKTPPTLTPPPENQSAYAMSIQTLQQLEKLFAPAAQRDPAPSHTDYRNPQSQQNGLPAKPEGALDGLNDGLGGRGEDFEETFDSLIDFGGEDSLFQLV from the exons ATGGACGAAACTATGGGCTACAAACATAGCTCTCCGGAGCCAGAATCTTCTCAGCACGATAGTCCTCAGAAGCGCACGGCATCTGAAGCCGCCTTGGACAACAATGACGGAAGAGCGACGAGGAAGAGAGCTGCCAAAGCCTGCCAGTCTTGCAGATCGCGCAAGGTTCGATGCAGTGTCTCCGATCATGGAGTGCCATGTTACAATTGCAAACTGGATGAGCTAGAATGTATCATCCCGGAGCGCAAGAGACCAACACGGACGGCGAAGAGGGA TAAATCCTTGGGCGCAGTGATTTCTGAAGCCGTTCTACGCATGGACAGCTCCACGCCAGACGCTGGAAGCGTCCCGTCAGACATTGTGCGCAGACCGTCGTCTGCTACCATTCCAGACGACTGGGAAGGGAATTTTGGATACAGCATTGGTACACCTCCGAACTCAACAGGATCTCCTGCCCACTTTGCCTCAGAACATACCGAGCTCGAGAAAGCTGAGTTTGTTGAACTACCACCTTGCGACGAAGAGCTAGCACGCTGGTTTAGTGTGATGCCGGCTCGTGTGGTGGACAAGATGTTTGAGTACTTGACTCTTCTCAGTCAATACGGCCAGGGGGATTCATTATCACCCAGGCCACAGCATCCAAAATTCAAACCCAATGAAAAGGTCCGACTCATCCCGCCGGGTAATAGCACTAAGCGCAAAACTCTCAGCCCCGAAGTTCAAGATCACCTCCGATATCACATAGCATCTCAACAAAATCTATATCCCTCCTCACGCCCTCTGGAGCCGCCCTCACCACAGTCTCCCACTGAAGACGCGTGCCAGCTAGCCCTACACGACCCACAAAGGAACATATCCCTCCTTAAGCAGCTCCGCGACAGCCACGCGGCCGCCAGTCGCACGATGAGCACCCTGGAATCAACCATCCGCAAGGTCGACGCCCAACTCACCAACCGGCGAGAACCCCGCTTTGGCTCGTCTCCTCCAAACTGCCGCGTTGCTCCCCCGACATGTGCATTCCCACATTCCTTGGCAAGCACCAAAAAGACCCCACCGACACTAACGCCTCCGCCCGAGAATCAGAGCGCGTACGCGATGAGTATACAGACGTTGCAGCAGCTGGAGAAGTTATTCGCGCCAGCAGCACAGAGGGATCCTGCGCCCAGTCACACGGACTACCGCAATCCGCAGAGCCAGCAGAACGGACTTCCTGCGAAGCCGGAGGGCGCACTGGACGGTTTGAATGATGGTCTCGGTGGGCGGGGTGAAGACTTCGAGGAGACGTTTGATTCGTTGATTGACTTTGGTGGCGAAGACTCTCTGTTCCAGCTCGTTTGA
- a CDS encoding uncharacterized protein (EggNog:ENOG410PQTQ~COG:G~TransMembrane:2 (i7-24o36-54i)~BUSCO:17120at33183), with protein sequence MTRAQQSLSIILLLTSLYLALYLGLVPMNGVIQEQIIPYLPAYTIMAFGSYLLFRLGWGVFTFNDVPAAHKSLQAEITTAKAQLRAAKVQVD encoded by the exons ATGACACGTGCCCAGCAATCTCTCTCTATCATTCTCCTTTTGACATCA CTCTACCTCGCCCTCTATCTCGGTCTCGTTCCCATGAATGGCGTAATCCAAGAGCAAATCATTCCATAT CTTCCCGCATACACAATCATGGCGTTCGGCTCGTACCTACTCTTCCGACTCGGCTGGGGGGTGTTTACCTTCAACGACGTTCCGGCCGCTCATAAATCGTTGCAAGCAGAGATTACCACCGCGAAAGCTCAACTCCGAGCAGCAAAAGTACAAGTTGATTAA
- a CDS encoding uncharacterized protein (antiSMASH:Cluster_2.8~SMCOG1005:Drug resistance transporter, EmrB/QacA~EggNog:ENOG410QE2B~COG:U~TransMembrane:14 (i52-78o90-108i120-139o145-166i178-199o205-228i248-266o278-299i320-340o352-373i380-402o414-435i447-466o514-536i)), translating to MSLSPQDGREADNNSTSVLSSLDGSPLSSENEKSSIDEKGDGVDYLPIGLRLIGIVVSLMLGVFCMALDNTIISVAIPKITDEFHNLNDVGWYASAYLLTGCSFQLLFGKLYTYFSIKWVFLIALFIFELGSLVCGVAPTSTALIIGRAIAGLGSAGLFTGALVTIAHTVSLDKRPMFFGLIGGVYGVASVAGPLMGGAFTDHLTWRWCFYINLPLGAVTAVGLVFLLKLKEKKKESLRNLFWRLDPIGSVVFVPAIVCLLLALQWGGVNYPWSNGRIIALFIIFGLTLIGFCILQVYLKENATVPARIARQRSIASASLFGLCIGGSFFIYIYFIPIWFQAIRNTSAVTAGVYSLPLILAEIVAIVVSGALVTHLGYFAPFFIGSSVLMSVGAGLLTLFTVDTPQKEWVGYQFLYGFGVGLGFQQGGVAAQAVLNLNDVSIGTAMVLFLQILGGSVFVSVAQNLFTNRLVEGIVKLNLPGLNPEAIVHAGATGLRRVVDPDYLPQVLVVYNDAILRTFQVGLILSCLSILGAVGIEWRSVKGKKTAGPGAA from the exons ATGTCTTTATCACCGCAAGATGGCAGAGAAGCTGACAACAACAGCACGTCCGTGCTGAGTTCTTTGGATGGCTCTCCGCTCAGCAGTGAGAACGAAAAGTCATCCATTGACGAGAAGGGCGATGGAGTCGACTACCTGCCCATCGGCCTACGGCTGATCGGGATCGTCGTTAGTCTCATGCTGGGCGTGTTCTGCATGGCCTTGGATAACACT ATCATTTCCGTGGCCATTCCCAAAATCACAGACGAGTTTCACAATCTCAATGACGTGGGCTGGTATGCGTCTGCGTACTTGCTGACAGGTTGCT CCTTCCAACTTTTATTTGGCAAGCTGTACACATATTTTAGCATCAAATGGGTCTTCCTGATCGCTCTTTTCATCTTCGAGCTGGGCTCCTTGGTCTGCGGAGTCGCACCCACGTCCACAGCTCTGATTATCGGTCGAGCGATTGCAGGTCTTGGCAGCGCTGGTTTATTCACGGGCGCGCTGGTCACGATTGCGCATACGGTGTCACTGGACAAGCGACCGATGTTCTTCGGATTGATTGGGGGTGTTTATGGCGTAGCGTCGGTGGCGGGGCCACTGATGGGCGGCGCGTTCACCGACCATCTCACCTGGCGATGGTGCTTCTATATCAATCTCCCTCTCGGAGCTGTCACCGCTGTCGGGCTTGTGTTCCTTCTGAAActaaaagagaagaagaaggagtCGCTTCGAAACCTCTTCTGGCGCCTTGATCCAATTGGGAGCGTCGTTTTCGTTCCCGCCATTGTCTGTCTGTTGCTCGCCTTGCAATGGGGAGGTGTCAATTACCCCTGGTCGAATGGTCGGATTATTGCACTGTTTATCATCTTCGGGCTCACCCTTATTGGTTTCTGTATCTTGCAGGTATACCTGAAGGAAAATGCCACTGTCCCAGCTCGCATTGCCAGACAACGATCAATCGCATCTGCATCCTTATTCGGGCTCTGCATTGGCGGGTCGTTCTTCATCTATATCTATTTCATTCCAATTTGG TTCCAAGCCATCCGAAATACCAGTGCCGTGACTGCTGGCGTCTATTCGTTACCACTCATCCTAGCTGAGATCGTGGCCATCGTGGTGTCAGGAGCTCTGGTCACTCATCTTGGCTATTTTGCTCCGTTCTTTATCGGCAGCAGCGTACTTATGAGCGTGGGTGCAGGCCTTCTGACACTCTTCACAGTCGACACCCCGCAGAAGGAATGGGTCGGATATCAATTTCTGTACGGCTTCGGAGTCGGGCTCGGATTCCAACAAGGTGGTGTCGCGGCCCAGGCCGTCCTAAACCTGAACGATGTCTCGATCGGCACAGCAATGGTGCTCTTCCTTCAAATTCTGGGCGGATCCGTGTTTGTCTCCGTCGCTCAGAATCTGTTCACCAACCGCTTGGTTGAAGGTATTGTGAAGCTGAATCTGCCTGGACTGAATCCAGAGGCGATCGTACACGCCGGAGCGACTGGCCTTCGCCGTGTAGTCGACCCAGACTATCTCCCTCAAGTTCTTGTGGTGTACAACGATGCGATCCTGAGAACCTTCCAGGTCGGGTTGATTTTGAGCTGTCTGAGTATCTTGGGGGCCGTGGGCATTGAGTGGCGTAGTGTCAAGGGGAAGAAGACTGCAGGTCCCGGGGCAGCATAA
- a CDS encoding uncharacterized protein (EggNog:ENOG410PRT3~COG:S): MRFLCLHGKGTSGAIFRNQTATFRSYLDPDKYTFDFIDAPHKTDPAWGLDALFFPPNYTFWEDISPPSIADAHIWLLDFMRRQPQPYDGVLCFSQGCAVISSLIIFHQNEHPEEPLPFKSVVFICGGIPLPALEHIGIHVPERAWQIHNQTAEAMSTQIHTLQSEVEEIVQTKSRPRTRQKLPDENLEARGSERTRRRDTGKPHLLPEFGLHNVYGLDITLIPDCLRINIPTVHIYGSKDPRYPCSIQLAHFSKPEIRRVYDHGGGHEIPVTTSVSSEIALAVEWLASVS; encoded by the exons ATGCGATTTCTCTGCCTGCACGGTAAGGGCACCAGCGGCGCTATCTTCCGCAATCAGACTG CTACGTTCCGGTCGTATCTAGACCCCGACAAGTACACATTCGACTTTATCGATGCACCGCACAAGACAGATCCCGCATGGGGCCTCGATGCCCTATTCTTCCCTCCAAATTACACTTTTTGGGAAGACATCAGCCCGCCCAGCATAGCCGATGCGCACATATGGCTTCTTGATTTTATGCGACGGCAACCTCAGCCCTACGACGGCGTGCTCTGTTTCTCTCAGGGCTGTGCCGTGATTTCCTCTCTAATTATCTTCCACCAGAACGAACACCCAGAGGAGCCTCTTCCGTTCAAGTCCGTCGTTTTCATATGCGGAGGGATCCCACTCCCAGCTTTGGAGCACATTGGAATCCATGTGCCCGAACGGGCGTGGCAAATCCACAACCAAACTGCAGAAGCCATGTCCACTCAAATCCACACTCTGCAGTCTGAAGTTGAGGAAATTGTCCAGACTAAGAGCAGACCACGTACCCGCCAGAAGCTCCCGGATGAGAATTTGGAAGCACGAGGATCGGAGCGCACACGCCGCCGGGATACGGGCAAGCCGCACCTGTTACCGGAGTTTGGCCTTCATAATGTCTATGGTCTAGACATAACCCTTATCCCTGACTGTCTGCGAATCAACATTCCCACTGTCCACATCTATGGCAGCAAGGACCCTCGTTATCCCTGCTCGATTCAGCTGGCACACTTCAGCAAGCCAGAAATCAGACGGGTATACGATCATGGAGGTGGTCATGAAATTCCCGTAACGACCAGTGTCTCTTCCGAGATAGCGCTCGCTGTCGAGTGGTTGGCTAGCGTTTCTTGA